CGCGAGCGCTGCGTCGAGCGGGGCGCTGTCCTCCGGCGGCACGTCCGCGATGAGCGGCACGACGACCGGGGCGAACCCGCGGGCCCGGGCGGCGTCGGCCACGCGGTCACCCCAGCCACCGCCGCGCGGCACGAGCACGACCGGGCGTCGGCTGCTGCCTGCCGCGCGGGCGGCGTGGCTGGGACTCGGGGTGTCGTCCGTGGTGCCCGCCCTACTCGGCCGGGGTCGCCAGACCGGGGCCGGCGGTGTACCCGGAGTCCGGCTCGTCCGACCCGGGACCGGCGGTACCGGGCAGGTCGGCGAGTTCGGCGGCACCGTTCTCGAGGAGTTCGGCGGCGACGCGTCCGGCGACCGAGACGGCGTCGTCGAGGCGGTCCTGCGCGGACCCGTCGAGCACGGCCGCGTGCGACGCGGTGCGGTACTCGGAGCCGTCCGGGCTGTAGACCGTCGCCGACACGAGGAGCATCTCGGCGTCGACCACGGCCGTGGCACCGATGGGCGCGGAGCAGCCGGCCTCGAGCTTCGCCAGGACCTCGCGCTCCGCCGTCACCGTCAGGCGGGTCGGGGCGTGCTCGATCTTCCGCAGCGCGGCGAGCAGGTTCCGGTCGGTCTCGTCGGCGCGGATCTCCACGGCGAGGGCACCCTGTCCGGGCGCACTCGGCCAGAAGCCCAGGTCGAGCAGTTCCGTCGCGGCGTCGAGGCGCCCGATGCGGCCGAGTCCGGCGGCGGCGAGCACGACGGCGTCGAGGTCGTCGTCGACACGGGCGAGCCGGGTGTCGATGTTGCCGCGGATGTCCACGACGTCGAGGTCGGGTCGGTCCGCCTTGAGCTGCGCCACACGACGCGGCGAGCCCGTGCCGACCTTGGCGCCCTCGGGCAGGGTCTCGACGGTCGCGCCGTTCCGCGCCACCAGGACGTCACGCGCGTCGGCGCGCTTCGGCACCGCGCCGATCGTGAGGCCCGGGTACGGCGCGGTCGGCAGGTCCTTGAGCGAGTGCACGAGCACGTCGACCTCGTCCGCCACGAGCGCCTCGCGCAGGGCCGACGCGAACACGCCGGTCCCGCCGAGGGACGCCAGGGAGGCGCGGTTCGTGTCGCCTTCGCTCGTCACCGTGACGAGTTCGACCGGACGGCCGGACGCCTTCGCGAGACGGTCGGCGACGTCCTGCGACTGCGCGACCGCCAGGCGGCTGGCACGGGTGCCGAGCCGGATCGGGGCCGGGCCGTCCTGCGCCGTGGTGCTGGGGTCGTCCGCGACGGCCTCGGTCACGGGGCGACGCCGGCGGCCGCGGGCTTGAACCCGGCGCGCACGTTCTCGCAGCAGCCCGGACGGCACACGTCGTACCAGGGGCCGATGTCGGTCAGGTGCGGGCGGTCGGCCTTCGGCGTCCCGTTGACGCGCTCGAGCACCAGGTCGACGAGACCGGACACGTACGCCGGGTCGACGCCGGGGGTCTGCGTGCGGAGCGACCAGAACCCGAGCTCACCGGCGGTCTCGGTGGCTTCCTCGTCGAGGTCCCACATGACCTCCATGTGGTCGCTCACGAAGCCGAGGGGCACGATGAGCACCGCGCGGGTCGGGCCGCCCTTGAGCTCCTCGTTCATGTAGTCGTTGATGTCGGGCTCGAGCCACGGCTGCGACGGGGGGCCGGAGCGCGACTGGTAGACGAGCTTCCAGGCGGGCTTCGACGTGCCCTGCAGGTGCGCGTGCTCGGGCTGCTCGAGCAGCTCCGACCAGGCCTGGTCGAGCACGACCTCGCCGACGGCCAGGTGCTGGGCCTCGTACGCGCCGTGCTCGTCGAAGCCGCGGTAGTCGGGGCCGGAGCGGGCGGCGTCGGTCGACGGGATCGAGTGCGTGGAGAACAGCACCTGCAGCTCGGTCGCGACGTCGAGGCCGTCGTTCTCGGCGATCGCGCGGGCCAGGCCGTCGCGGACACCGTCGACGAACGGGCGGACGAAGCCCGGGTGGTCGAAGAACTGGCGGATCTTGTCGATCTGGATCGTGTCGATCAGGCCGGTCTCGTCGAGGACGCGGGCGTAGTCCTCGCGGTACTGGCGGCAGCTGGAGAACGACGAGTAGGCGCTCGTGGCGATGGCGATGAGCTTGGTGTAGCCCTTGTCGGACGCCTCGGTGAAGGCCTCTTCGAGGTAGGGCTCCCAGTTGCGGTTGCCCCAGAGCACGGGCATGTCGATGCCCCGGCTGGCGAGTTCGCCCTCGAGGGCGGCCTTGAGCGCGCGGTTCTGCGCGTTGATCGGGCTGACGCCGCCGAAGTGGCGGTAGTGGTGCGCGACCTCTTCGAGGCGCTCGTCCGGGATGCCACGGCCACGGGTGACGTTGCGGAGGAACGGGATGACGTCGTCCTGGCCCTCGGGCCCGCCGAAGCCGGCGAGGAGGATCGCGTCGTACGCGGTCGGCACCTCGACGTGCTCGGGGCCGGACGCCGCCGCCGCGGTGGCGGCGAGGACGGGCTGTCCGTTCGTGATCATGCTGGTGTCGGTCATGACAGCACCTCCGGGAGTTCGGCGGTCGTCACACGACGACCCGTGTAGAAGGGCACTTCCTCGCGGACGTGCATGCGCGCCTCGGTGTAGCGGAGGTCGCGCATCAGGTCGACGAGGTCGACGAGGTCCGGGCTCTCGAGCGGCAGGATCCACTCGTAGTCGCCCAGGGCGAACGAGGCGATGGTGTTCGTGAGCACGCGGCGGTACTTCGCGCCGGCGATGCCGTGGTCGCGGAGCATCTTCGAGCGCTCGTCCTCGGGCAGGAGGTACCACTCGTAGGACCGGACGAACGGGTACACCGTGATCCAGGCCTCGGGGTCCTTGCCGCGCAGGAAGGCGGGGGTGTGGCGCTTGTTGAACTCGGCTTCGCGGTGCATCGCCATCGCGTGCCAGACCGGCTCGGCGTCGACGAAGAGCGCCGTGCGGCGGACGTCGCGCAGGACCGCCTGGATCGCCTGCGCGTCGTCGCCGTGCAGCCAGATCATGACGTCGGCGTCGGCCCGGAAGCCGGAGACGTCGTAGAAGCCTCGGACGGTGACACCGCGCTCGGCACCGGCGGCCACGACCGCGTCGAGCTCGGCGACGGCGTCGTCACCGCCACGCTGGACGGCGCCCACCGGGCGGCGGAAGACCGCCCAGAGTGCGTAGGCGGTGAGCAGGTTCGGGTCGATCCCGGATGCCGGGTCCGTCTCGTGTGCTGCGGTGGTTGCGGGTGCGGGCACGTCAGTGCTCATGGATCGGTCGTCCTCCACGATTGCCAGGGGTGTGGTTCGCCGGCCCCCTGCGCCGAGCGGGCGTCCGGGACGATCATCCACCGCGGCTCGCGCATGCTCGCCGCGTGTGGATCACCGCCGTCGGAGCACCGCTACGACGATACCCCCGACCACTGCCACTCCCGCTGCGA
The sequence above is drawn from the Curtobacterium sp. L6-1 genome and encodes:
- the hemC gene encoding hydroxymethylbilane synthase encodes the protein MTEAVADDPSTTAQDGPAPIRLGTRASRLAVAQSQDVADRLAKASGRPVELVTVTSEGDTNRASLASLGGTGVFASALREALVADEVDVLVHSLKDLPTAPYPGLTIGAVPKRADARDVLVARNGATVETLPEGAKVGTGSPRRVAQLKADRPDLDVVDIRGNIDTRLARVDDDLDAVVLAAAGLGRIGRLDAATELLDLGFWPSAPGQGALAVEIRADETDRNLLAALRKIEHAPTRLTVTAEREVLAKLEAGCSAPIGATAVVDAEMLLVSATVYSPDGSEYRTASHAAVLDGSAQDRLDDAVSVAGRVAAELLENGAAELADLPGTAGPGSDEPDSGYTAGPGLATPAE
- a CDS encoding ferrochelatase encodes the protein MTDTSMITNGQPVLAATAAAASGPEHVEVPTAYDAILLAGFGGPEGQDDVIPFLRNVTRGRGIPDERLEEVAHHYRHFGGVSPINAQNRALKAALEGELASRGIDMPVLWGNRNWEPYLEEAFTEASDKGYTKLIAIATSAYSSFSSCRQYREDYARVLDETGLIDTIQIDKIRQFFDHPGFVRPFVDGVRDGLARAIAENDGLDVATELQVLFSTHSIPSTDAARSGPDYRGFDEHGAYEAQHLAVGEVVLDQAWSELLEQPEHAHLQGTSKPAWKLVYQSRSGPPSQPWLEPDINDYMNEELKGGPTRAVLIVPLGFVSDHMEVMWDLDEEATETAGELGFWSLRTQTPGVDPAYVSGLVDLVLERVNGTPKADRPHLTDIGPWYDVCRPGCCENVRAGFKPAAAGVAP
- the hemQ gene encoding hydrogen peroxide-dependent heme synthase; protein product: MSTDVPAPATTAAHETDPASGIDPNLLTAYALWAVFRRPVGAVQRGGDDAVAELDAVVAAGAERGVTVRGFYDVSGFRADADVMIWLHGDDAQAIQAVLRDVRRTALFVDAEPVWHAMAMHREAEFNKRHTPAFLRGKDPEAWITVYPFVRSYEWYLLPEDERSKMLRDHGIAGAKYRRVLTNTIASFALGDYEWILPLESPDLVDLVDLMRDLRYTEARMHVREEVPFYTGRRVTTAELPEVLS